Proteins from a single region of Mumia flava:
- the trxA gene encoding thioredoxin — protein MGNIQAVTDADFSTAVLGADKPVLVDFWAEWCGPCRQVAPILEEIAAEHADKITVVKMNVDENPQTPASYRVTSIPTLNVYSGGELVHTVIGAKPKSLLLKELDEYVS, from the coding sequence GTGGGCAACATCCAGGCCGTCACCGATGCCGACTTCTCCACCGCCGTGCTCGGCGCCGACAAGCCCGTCCTCGTCGACTTCTGGGCCGAGTGGTGCGGACCGTGCCGCCAGGTCGCTCCGATCCTCGAGGAGATCGCGGCGGAGCACGCCGACAAGATCACGGTCGTGAAGATGAACGTCGACGAGAACCCGCAGACGCCGGCGTCGTACCGCGTGACGTCGATCCCGACTCTCAACGTCTACTCCGGCGGCGAGCTGGTGCACACCGTCATCGGCGCGAAGCCGAAGAGTCTGCTGCTCAAGGAGCTCGACGAGTACGTGTCCTGA
- the rsmG gene encoding 16S rRNA (guanine(527)-N(7))-methyltransferase RsmG, protein MAGSLFGSRLDLAQRYAMSLATSGVERGLIGPREVPRLWDRHLLNCAVVATALESGAEIADVGTGAGLPGLVWAIARADVRMTLIEPLLRRTVFLEEVVADLGLDNVDVVRGRAEEVDGAYDVVTSRAVAPLPRLVGWSMPLVRPGGSMWAIKGASVSDEVPAARSAIRRSGGTNVRVTTYGEGIVETPTTVLQIDRIP, encoded by the coding sequence GTGGCCGGAAGTCTCTTCGGGTCCAGGCTGGACCTCGCACAGCGCTACGCGATGTCCCTGGCAACGTCCGGCGTCGAGCGTGGACTGATCGGGCCGCGTGAGGTCCCCCGGCTGTGGGACCGCCACCTGCTGAACTGCGCCGTCGTCGCGACTGCGTTGGAGTCGGGTGCGGAGATCGCCGATGTCGGCACGGGCGCAGGGCTTCCGGGCTTGGTGTGGGCGATTGCGCGGGCGGACGTCCGGATGACGCTGATCGAGCCGCTCCTGCGCCGTACGGTCTTCCTCGAGGAAGTCGTGGCCGATCTCGGGCTGGACAACGTCGACGTGGTCCGCGGCCGCGCCGAGGAGGTCGACGGCGCGTACGACGTCGTCACCTCGCGTGCGGTGGCGCCTCTGCCGCGTCTGGTCGGGTGGTCGATGCCGCTCGTTCGTCCGGGAGGCTCGATGTGGGCGATCAAGGGCGCGTCGGTCTCCGACGAGGTGCCGGCTGCGCGGTCCGCCATCCGCCGGTCCGGAGGGACAAACGTCCGCGTGACCACGTACGGTGAAGGCATCGTCGAGACCCCCACCACCGTCCTCCAGATCGACAGGATCCCGTGA
- a CDS encoding protein kinase, whose translation MDQTAQLSSGTVLSGRYRLDDLIKESGGAVTWKAYDTVLSRPVGVQALRADDRRSTAFVLAAGRSTAVADPRFLRILDIVEDDLGHTYLVREWARAVSLDHVLDPTTLTNRRSATVVAEVAEAMAEAHAAGVYHRHLRPATVLLKDNGAVRVIGLATDHALRSAHHDVDEADVGYAEQLDVEALGKLLYACLTGRYPGGDEGLPAAPREHGRLLRPRQVRAGVGRDVDVVCDQILGRPPRHHRAGLHSARDIALELAMTGEDEPAEEPEVLASSPDLFRHDPVRVPEGPPPGVTPKRRPQALEPPPPNLAERGVERLRRATDGERKLIWLAVVVIVLLAIGLTFVVGRASAPGGDSIPSDQPTAADPVITGSVVDLPVDSVTSFDPEPDGDGSENPDAVGLAVDGDPETAWTTLEYYNQAALGGLKEGVGLMLDLGDVHDVESVQALFVDAPISFQVYVAPDRSREPTRLDQMKRVGNADNSPTGASVSLGEVTRTQYVLLWLTELPAVDDDVFQGGVAEVVVRGYA comes from the coding sequence GTGGACCAGACGGCGCAGCTGAGCTCGGGGACGGTGCTCTCCGGTCGCTACCGCCTCGACGACCTGATCAAGGAGTCGGGCGGGGCCGTCACCTGGAAGGCCTACGACACGGTGCTGTCCCGCCCGGTCGGTGTCCAGGCCCTGCGTGCCGACGACCGCCGGTCGACCGCGTTCGTGCTCGCCGCCGGCCGGTCGACGGCGGTGGCCGACCCGCGGTTCCTGCGGATCCTCGACATCGTGGAGGACGACCTCGGCCACACGTACCTCGTCCGGGAGTGGGCGCGCGCAGTCTCCCTCGACCACGTGCTCGACCCGACCACGCTGACGAACCGTCGCTCCGCCACCGTGGTCGCAGAGGTGGCCGAGGCCATGGCCGAGGCGCACGCCGCCGGCGTCTACCACCGCCACCTGCGACCGGCGACGGTCCTGCTCAAGGACAACGGAGCGGTCCGGGTCATCGGCCTCGCGACCGACCACGCGCTGCGTTCGGCCCACCACGACGTCGACGAGGCCGACGTCGGCTACGCCGAGCAGCTCGACGTCGAGGCTCTGGGCAAGCTGCTCTACGCCTGCCTCACCGGCCGGTACCCGGGAGGCGACGAGGGACTGCCGGCCGCGCCGCGCGAGCACGGGCGGCTGCTCCGTCCCCGACAGGTCCGCGCCGGGGTGGGACGCGACGTGGACGTGGTCTGCGACCAGATCCTCGGACGCCCCCCACGACACCATCGAGCAGGTCTGCACAGCGCCCGCGACATCGCACTCGAGCTCGCGATGACCGGCGAGGACGAGCCGGCCGAGGAGCCCGAGGTGCTCGCGTCGTCGCCCGACCTGTTCCGGCACGATCCGGTGCGGGTCCCGGAGGGCCCGCCACCGGGCGTGACGCCCAAGCGTCGACCGCAGGCCTTGGAACCACCGCCCCCGAATCTCGCCGAGCGCGGCGTCGAGCGTCTGCGCCGGGCCACCGACGGCGAGCGCAAGCTGATCTGGCTCGCCGTCGTCGTGATCGTGCTCCTCGCGATCGGCCTGACGTTCGTGGTCGGCCGTGCCTCGGCACCCGGGGGCGACTCGATCCCGAGCGACCAGCCGACGGCGGCCGATCCGGTCATCACCGGGTCCGTGGTGGACCTGCCCGTGGACTCGGTGACGTCCTTCGACCCGGAGCCCGACGGCGACGGCTCGGAGAACCCGGACGCCGTCGGGCTGGCCGTCGACGGCGACCCCGAGACGGCGTGGACGACCCTGGAGTACTACAACCAGGCAGCCCTGGGTGGGCTGAAGGAGGGCGTGGGCCTGATGCTGGACCTCGGGGACGTCCACGACGTCGAGAGCGTCCAGGCGCTGTTCGTCGACGCCCCGATCTCGTTCCAGGTCTACGTCGCCCCGGACCGCAGCCGCGAGCCCACCCGCCTCGACCAGATGAAGCGGGTCGGCAACGCCGACAACTCCCCGACCGGAGCGTCGGTCTCGCTCGGGGAGGTCACGCGCACGCAGTACGTCCTGCTCTGGCTCACCGAGCTGCCCGCGGTCGACGACGACGTGTTCCAAGGTGGGGTCGCCGAGGTCGTCGTCCGCGGCTACGCCTGA
- the murJ gene encoding murein biosynthesis integral membrane protein MurJ, with translation MSKHRRSRREARDPDHPPAAPEPTGGAPLGSAAERAASVAGESGADPTSDPAAVNEVVAEAERRTSTGLLSASVLMAAGTVVSRLTGFVRASLIFAAIGSSLNADIFTGANTIPNALYILVAGGIFNVVLVPQLVRAMRNDADGGDAYAQRIVTLGLSVLLVATVVLVIATPLLTRIVFDPMLFEPQHAAALESAYTLMRYCLPQIFFYGAFVLVGQILNSRGRFGPMMWAPIANNLISCAILVTYIAVYGSSDGSDGFTSGEEALLGLGSTLGIAVQALVLVPYLRAAGFHYRPRFDWRGVGLGHTLRLGAWTLGFILVNQATYVVVNRIASSAGLRAAEAGIDDPAGTTVYANAFLITQVPHGVITVSLVTATMPLLSRLAAQGRRQDVRAELQRTMRLVLALVAPVAVAVLALSTPLGVLIGSWGEMTGETGPLGNTIAAFAPAIVLFSLQYMTLRGFYALEDTRTPFFIQIVLATTNIVLAITLTASVSPSQIAPALALAYGAAYLVGSATSLIVLSTRVGPVVDWRVAGYAVRLTTACMVAGAAMLVVLVVFNTRGVADVESKAGALVIFASAGLIGAVSYLAAAWLLRLREVQDVVRTVLRRSAS, from the coding sequence ATGAGCAAGCACCGACGTTCGAGGCGTGAGGCACGCGACCCGGATCACCCGCCGGCGGCTCCGGAGCCGACCGGGGGCGCCCCGCTGGGCTCTGCAGCGGAGCGTGCGGCCAGCGTGGCCGGGGAGTCCGGTGCCGACCCCACCTCGGACCCGGCGGCTGTGAACGAGGTCGTGGCCGAGGCCGAGCGCCGCACCTCGACCGGGTTGCTGTCCGCCAGCGTCCTGATGGCGGCGGGCACGGTCGTGTCGCGTCTGACGGGCTTCGTGCGGGCCTCGCTGATCTTCGCCGCGATCGGGTCCAGCCTCAACGCCGACATCTTCACCGGTGCCAACACCATCCCGAACGCGCTCTACATCCTGGTCGCCGGCGGGATCTTCAACGTGGTCCTCGTCCCGCAGCTCGTCCGGGCGATGCGCAACGACGCCGACGGCGGCGACGCGTACGCCCAGCGCATCGTCACGCTCGGCCTGAGCGTCCTCCTCGTGGCGACGGTCGTGCTGGTGATCGCGACGCCGCTGCTCACGCGGATCGTGTTCGACCCGATGCTGTTCGAGCCGCAGCACGCCGCCGCGCTGGAGTCCGCCTACACGTTGATGCGCTACTGCCTCCCGCAGATCTTCTTCTACGGCGCGTTCGTGCTCGTCGGGCAGATCCTGAACTCGCGCGGGCGGTTCGGGCCGATGATGTGGGCCCCGATCGCGAACAACCTGATCTCCTGCGCGATCCTCGTCACCTACATCGCCGTCTACGGCAGCTCCGACGGCTCGGACGGCTTCACCTCCGGGGAGGAGGCGCTGCTCGGCCTCGGGTCCACGCTCGGCATCGCCGTGCAGGCGCTCGTGCTCGTCCCGTACCTCCGCGCGGCCGGCTTCCACTACCGTCCGCGCTTCGACTGGCGCGGGGTCGGTCTCGGCCACACGCTGCGCCTCGGCGCCTGGACCCTCGGCTTCATCCTGGTGAACCAGGCGACGTACGTCGTGGTGAACCGGATCGCGTCCAGCGCCGGTCTGCGGGCGGCCGAGGCCGGGATCGACGACCCGGCCGGGACGACGGTGTACGCGAACGCGTTCCTCATCACCCAGGTCCCGCACGGCGTGATCACCGTCTCGCTCGTGACCGCGACGATGCCGCTGCTGTCCCGCCTGGCCGCCCAGGGCCGGCGCCAGGACGTCCGCGCCGAGCTGCAGCGGACGATGCGGCTCGTCCTCGCGCTCGTCGCCCCGGTCGCGGTGGCCGTGCTCGCGCTGTCGACCCCGCTCGGCGTGCTGATCGGGTCGTGGGGCGAGATGACGGGTGAGACCGGACCGCTCGGGAACACCATCGCGGCGTTCGCCCCCGCGATCGTGCTCTTCTCGCTCCAGTACATGACCCTGCGGGGTTTCTACGCGCTCGAGGACACCCGGACGCCGTTCTTCATCCAGATCGTGCTCGCGACGACCAACATCGTCCTCGCGATCACCCTGACCGCGTCGGTCTCCCCGAGCCAGATCGCCCCCGCCCTCGCGCTCGCGTACGGGGCGGCGTACCTGGTGGGGTCCGCCACCTCGCTGATCGTGCTCTCGACGCGCGTCGGCCCGGTGGTCGACTGGCGGGTCGCCGGCTACGCGGTGCGTCTCACGACGGCATGCATGGTCGCCGGGGCCGCGATGCTGGTCGTCCTGGTGGTCTTCAACACCCGCGGCGTCGCCGACGTCGAGTCCAAGGCGGGCGCTCTCGTGATCTTCGCCTCGGCCGGGCTGATCGGCGCCGTGAGCTACCTCGCGGCCGCGTGGCTGCTGCGGCTGCGCGAGGTTCAGGACGTCGTCCGCACGGTGCTGCGGCGCTCGGCGTCGTAG
- a CDS encoding R3H domain-containing nucleic acid-binding protein, whose amino-acid sequence MEVARVSESQVEDVTTDAQADEDRPSRLDRLEHEGDVAADFLEDLLDIADLDGDIDMDVDGNRAVVSVVGGQLQQLVGRDGEVLEALQELTRLAVYRETGERSRLMLDVAGYRAERREALTRAAEEAVASAKEAGAPVRLDPMTPFERKVVHDAVAAAGLVSESEGEEPNRRVVVLPTS is encoded by the coding sequence ATGGAGGTGGCACGAGTGAGTGAGTCGCAGGTGGAAGACGTCACGACCGACGCGCAGGCTGACGAGGATCGCCCGAGTCGGCTGGACCGGCTCGAGCACGAGGGCGACGTGGCTGCCGACTTCCTCGAGGACCTGCTCGACATCGCCGACCTCGACGGCGACATCGACATGGATGTCGACGGCAACCGCGCCGTCGTCTCGGTCGTGGGCGGCCAGCTCCAGCAGCTGGTCGGCCGGGACGGGGAGGTCCTGGAGGCGCTGCAGGAGCTGACCCGGCTGGCGGTCTACCGCGAGACCGGAGAGCGCTCGCGGCTGATGCTCGACGTCGCGGGATACCGCGCCGAGCGTCGCGAGGCTCTGACGCGCGCGGCCGAGGAGGCCGTTGCTTCCGCCAAGGAAGCGGGTGCGCCCGTCAGGCTCGATCCGATGACACCGTTCGAGCGGAAGGTCGTGCACGACGCGGTCGCCGCTGCCGGTCTCGTGAGCGAGTCCGAGGGTGAGGAGCCCAACCGCCGGGTGGTCGTCCTTCCGACGTCCTGA
- the trxB gene encoding thioredoxin-disulfide reductase, giving the protein MSTDVRNVIIIGSGPAGYTAAVYTARANLSPLVFEGSVTAGGALMNTTDVENFPGFPEGIVGPALMDNMRQQAERFGAELVADDVVSVDLGDDVKVVRTATGEFRAHAVILAMGSGYRKLGLPDEDRLSGRGVSWCATCDGFFFRNQNIVVVGGGDSAVEEATFLTRFAEKVTLVHRRDELRASKIMQDRAFKNDKIEFAWNSEVAGLRGQDTLEGVVLRDTVTGGERDLDATGLFIAIGHDPRSELVKGQVDLDAEGYVLVESGSTRTNLPGVFASGDLVDHTYRQAVTAAGTGCSAALDAERFLADLEDRAPAAPAIEPSTQQTTTPESSASVAG; this is encoded by the coding sequence ATGTCTACTGACGTACGCAACGTGATCATCATCGGATCCGGCCCGGCAGGCTACACCGCGGCGGTCTACACCGCCCGCGCGAACCTCTCGCCGCTGGTCTTCGAGGGCTCCGTCACCGCCGGTGGCGCCCTGATGAACACGACCGACGTCGAGAACTTCCCGGGCTTCCCCGAGGGCATCGTCGGGCCGGCGCTGATGGACAACATGCGCCAGCAGGCCGAGCGGTTCGGCGCCGAGCTGGTCGCTGACGACGTCGTGTCGGTCGACCTGGGCGACGACGTGAAGGTCGTGCGGACCGCCACGGGCGAGTTCCGCGCGCACGCCGTGATCCTCGCGATGGGCTCGGGATACCGCAAGCTCGGGCTGCCGGACGAGGACCGTCTGTCCGGGCGCGGGGTGAGCTGGTGTGCGACCTGCGACGGATTCTTCTTCCGCAACCAGAACATCGTGGTCGTGGGAGGCGGTGACTCCGCGGTCGAGGAGGCGACGTTCCTGACCCGGTTCGCAGAGAAGGTCACCCTCGTGCACCGTCGTGACGAGCTGCGCGCCAGCAAGATCATGCAGGACCGCGCCTTCAAGAACGACAAGATCGAGTTCGCCTGGAACAGCGAGGTCGCCGGGCTCCGCGGCCAGGACACGCTCGAGGGCGTCGTCCTGCGCGACACGGTGACCGGCGGCGAGCGTGACCTCGACGCGACCGGGCTGTTCATCGCGATCGGGCACGATCCTCGCTCCGAGCTGGTCAAGGGCCAGGTCGACCTCGATGCCGAGGGTTACGTGCTCGTCGAGTCAGGCTCGACCCGGACGAACCTCCCGGGCGTCTTCGCGTCCGGCGATCTCGTGGACCACACCTACCGTCAGGCCGTCACCGCCGCCGGCACGGGATGCTCGGCGGCGCTGGACGCCGAGCGCTTCCTCGCCGATCTCGAGGATCGGGCACCTGCCGCCCCGGCGATCGAGCCCAGCACCCAGCAGACCACCACCCCGGAATCGTCCGCGTCCGTCGCGGGTTGA
- a CDS encoding ParA family protein: MTESTEGSPPGVVRASELTHAGAFAIDTPLAREVADNLARQQLASATGPMPKPARTRVIVVANQKGGVGKTTTAVNVAASMAGQGLRVLVVDLDPQGNASTALNVEHSEETPGVYEVLVEGARIEDLSKPCPDVDNLDVLPASIQLAGAEVELVPMVAREVRLKRALDEFLERNSEADHAYDYVFVDCPPSLGLLTVNALAAAREVMIPIQCEYYALEGLSQLIRTIDMVKDQLNPSLSLSTILLTMYDARTRLSAGVADEVRNYFGGQVLRTAIPRSVRISEAPSYQQTVITYDPSSPGSLSYLEAAREIADAATTEPAS; encoded by the coding sequence GTGACCGAGTCGACGGAAGGTTCGCCCCCCGGAGTCGTGCGAGCCTCCGAGCTCACCCACGCCGGAGCGTTCGCGATCGATACGCCGTTGGCGCGCGAGGTCGCCGACAACCTGGCGCGGCAGCAGCTGGCCAGCGCGACCGGACCGATGCCGAAGCCGGCCCGGACGCGCGTCATCGTCGTCGCGAACCAGAAGGGCGGGGTCGGCAAGACCACGACCGCGGTCAACGTGGCGGCCTCGATGGCAGGCCAGGGACTGCGGGTCCTCGTCGTCGACCTCGACCCGCAGGGCAACGCGTCAACGGCGCTGAACGTCGAGCACTCGGAGGAGACGCCCGGCGTCTACGAGGTGCTGGTCGAAGGCGCCCGGATCGAGGATCTCAGCAAGCCCTGTCCGGACGTCGACAACCTCGACGTCCTCCCCGCGTCGATCCAGCTCGCCGGTGCCGAGGTCGAGCTGGTCCCGATGGTCGCGCGGGAGGTCCGGCTGAAGCGCGCGCTCGACGAGTTCCTCGAACGCAACTCCGAGGCCGACCACGCCTACGACTACGTGTTCGTCGACTGTCCGCCCTCGCTCGGCCTGCTGACCGTCAACGCGTTGGCGGCGGCGCGCGAGGTCATGATCCCGATCCAGTGCGAGTACTACGCGCTCGAGGGACTCAGCCAGCTGATCCGGACGATCGACATGGTCAAGGACCAGCTGAACCCGTCCCTTTCTCTCAGCACGATCCTGCTGACGATGTACGACGCCCGCACCCGGCTGAGCGCGGGCGTCGCCGACGAGGTCCGGAACTACTTCGGGGGACAGGTCCTGCGGACCGCGATCCCGCGCTCCGTGCGGATCTCCGAGGCGCCGAGCTATCAGCAGACCGTGATCACGTACGACCCGAGCTCGCCGGGCTCCCTGTCCTACCTCGAAGCGGCCCGCGAGATCGCGGACGCGGCCACGACGGAGCCGGCCTCGTGA
- a CDS encoding DUF6049 family protein yields the protein MTPTCPSPGQPPTPLRARALLVSLLVTLLGLGLVGTTGPHADAAESDQLSVTIDTLSPTALRSGGSVTVTGRISNPTERTWSRVRVYLALPSEPLTTTRSVDSVLADPTTVGGLRRVTALDSIGTAGDLSPGDTTTFRLEVPFGRLGISGASGVYPVSVQVLATAPNGTRSDDAVGRALTVLPYVADDAVDQPARVSVVWPFVDPVQRDADGLPADADALVQAVSPGGRLDRLLALARADESAPATVLVDPALLDALRDIALDSYGPSRAGGPGGAAAYDPDQPVEEETDTQRVARSFLSDLVTYARRHTVWTLPYGRPDAAALGRPAAAESGQAVTQAAVRATEATVSQFGLRVARTVSWPPNGITNRRRLDRSRALGADAALLSPDVLRGWSPADSDALQVEVDGLPMDAVVLDPGLQPVTTGAGATLALRQRLASRAALSALSPTHPGVVLVADPAFDPGNEWERADFSSVFDPAWVRPVGTDAQLGDAAQVWEGRVRLPGKSKQRPISNDQVEASAEILTGGSALDEMLGASTSRSVFFDQSAALAASQGWRQARTRGLEHAQSQADAVSSILDEVTVSVTSFVTLSGSSGRFPVTITNGLDVPVTVGVRFFSESPSTRIPDVEVTEISPGQSLTTTVTAEAGQATTSAVTASLVTAEGTIVGVPAPFTVRSSVVGRVVWVFLALAVLLVVVAVARRVVRARRRRRVASPEGR from the coding sequence ATGACGCCCACCTGCCCGAGCCCCGGCCAGCCCCCGACGCCGCTGCGTGCTCGGGCGTTGCTGGTGTCGCTGCTCGTGACCCTGCTCGGGCTCGGCCTGGTCGGCACCACCGGTCCGCACGCGGACGCAGCGGAGTCGGACCAGCTCTCCGTCACGATCGACACCCTCAGCCCGACAGCGCTGCGCTCCGGCGGCTCCGTCACGGTGACCGGGCGGATCTCCAACCCCACCGAGCGGACCTGGAGCCGGGTGCGGGTCTACCTCGCCCTCCCGTCCGAGCCCCTGACCACCACACGCTCGGTCGACTCCGTCCTCGCCGACCCGACCACCGTCGGCGGCCTGCGTCGCGTGACGGCGCTGGACTCGATCGGCACCGCCGGGGACCTGTCGCCCGGTGACACCACGACGTTCCGGCTCGAGGTGCCGTTCGGGCGGCTGGGGATCAGCGGCGCGTCCGGGGTCTACCCCGTCAGCGTCCAGGTGCTCGCGACGGCCCCGAACGGCACACGCTCCGACGATGCCGTCGGTCGCGCACTGACGGTCCTGCCGTACGTCGCCGACGACGCAGTCGACCAGCCCGCACGGGTGTCGGTCGTCTGGCCGTTCGTCGACCCGGTCCAGCGCGACGCGGACGGGCTTCCCGCCGACGCCGACGCGCTCGTCCAGGCGGTCTCACCCGGTGGTCGCCTCGACCGCCTGCTCGCGCTCGCGCGGGCCGACGAGTCCGCGCCCGCGACGGTCCTCGTCGATCCGGCTCTGCTCGACGCCCTGCGGGACATCGCGCTCGACAGCTACGGGCCCTCGCGCGCGGGCGGTCCAGGCGGCGCCGCGGCCTACGACCCCGATCAGCCGGTCGAGGAGGAGACGGACACCCAACGGGTGGCCCGCTCGTTCCTGTCCGACCTGGTGACCTATGCGCGCCGGCACACGGTCTGGACCCTGCCGTACGGTCGCCCGGACGCAGCCGCCCTCGGCCGTCCCGCCGCCGCCGAGTCCGGCCAGGCCGTGACGCAGGCGGCCGTGCGTGCGACCGAGGCCACCGTGAGCCAGTTCGGGCTGCGTGTGGCCCGCACGGTGTCGTGGCCACCCAACGGGATCACCAACCGCAGGCGTCTGGACCGGTCGCGCGCACTCGGGGCCGACGCCGCGCTGCTGTCGCCGGACGTGCTCCGCGGCTGGTCCCCCGCCGACTCCGACGCCTTGCAGGTCGAGGTCGACGGCCTGCCGATGGACGCGGTCGTGCTCGACCCGGGTCTGCAGCCCGTCACCACCGGAGCCGGCGCCACGCTCGCGCTGCGGCAGCGGCTCGCTTCCCGTGCCGCGCTGTCGGCACTCTCGCCGACGCATCCCGGGGTCGTCCTCGTGGCGGATCCGGCGTTCGACCCGGGCAACGAGTGGGAGCGCGCCGACTTCTCCTCCGTCTTCGATCCCGCCTGGGTGCGCCCGGTCGGGACCGACGCGCAGCTCGGGGACGCCGCACAGGTCTGGGAGGGACGGGTCCGGCTGCCGGGCAAGTCCAAGCAGCGCCCGATCAGCAACGACCAGGTCGAGGCCTCGGCCGAGATCCTCACGGGCGGGAGCGCGCTCGACGAGATGCTCGGCGCGAGCACCTCGCGCTCGGTGTTCTTCGACCAGAGCGCCGCGCTCGCGGCATCCCAGGGCTGGCGTCAGGCTCGTACGCGCGGCCTCGAGCACGCTCAGTCCCAGGCCGACGCGGTCTCGTCGATCCTCGACGAGGTCACGGTCTCGGTCACGTCGTTCGTGACGCTGTCGGGCTCGTCGGGACGCTTCCCGGTCACGATCACCAACGGTCTCGACGTGCCCGTCACGGTCGGCGTCCGCTTCTTCTCGGAGAGCCCGAGCACACGGATCCCCGACGTCGAGGTCACCGAGATCTCGCCCGGCCAGAGCCTCACGACGACGGTGACGGCCGAGGCCGGTCAGGCGACCACCTCCGCGGTCACGGCCAGCCTGGTCACCGCGGAGGGGACGATCGTCGGCGTCCCGGCACCGTTCACCGTCCGCTCCAGCGTGGTCGGTCGGGTGGTGTGGGTCTTCCTGGCGCTGGCGGTCCTGCTGGTCGTCGTCGCCGTGGCGCGGCGGGTCGTGCGCGCGCGGCGTCGTCGACGCGTCGCGAGTCCGGAGGGTCGATGA
- a CDS encoding ParB/RepB/Spo0J family partition protein, translated as MSPQRRGLGRGLGALIPTADPDSPRQSSDPARPDQPTPADGRRDDHVDPESGASVGGPVSETAAGSTKAEPREDGGRGASSATSAPRAETAPELTPVEGARFAEVPVTSIRPNPRQPREVFDEEPMAELVASISEIGLLQPVVVRPVGDEQYELVMGERRWRATQEAGLDVIPAIVRDTDDSDMLRDALLENLHRAQLNPLEEAAAYQQLLDDFDCTHDELARRIGRSRPQISNTLRLLRLTPPVQRRVAAGVLTAGHARALVGVEDRDRQDQLAQRVVAEGLSVRALEELIALGTSEPEPTRRPRGPKPVAPRLTDLAGRLSDRFDTRVKVDLGKSKGRITVEFASIDDLERIVTLMDPAAGGDASA; from the coding sequence GTGAGCCCTCAGCGGCGCGGCCTCGGGCGGGGCCTGGGAGCCCTGATCCCGACCGCCGACCCCGATTCTCCCCGGCAGAGCAGCGATCCCGCGCGTCCCGACCAGCCCACGCCGGCCGACGGGCGCCGTGACGACCACGTGGACCCGGAGTCCGGGGCGTCCGTGGGCGGTCCCGTGTCCGAGACGGCCGCGGGATCGACGAAGGCCGAGCCTCGCGAGGACGGCGGGCGTGGTGCCTCGAGCGCGACCTCGGCCCCGAGGGCGGAGACCGCACCGGAACTGACGCCGGTGGAGGGAGCCCGGTTCGCGGAGGTGCCGGTCACCTCGATCCGTCCGAACCCGCGCCAGCCGCGTGAGGTGTTCGACGAGGAGCCGATGGCCGAGCTGGTCGCCTCGATCTCCGAGATCGGACTGCTTCAGCCGGTCGTGGTCCGCCCGGTCGGGGACGAGCAGTACGAGCTGGTGATGGGGGAGCGCCGCTGGCGCGCCACCCAGGAGGCCGGACTCGACGTCATCCCGGCGATCGTCCGCGACACCGACGACAGTGACATGCTCCGGGACGCGCTCCTGGAGAACCTTCACCGCGCGCAGCTCAATCCTCTCGAGGAGGCGGCGGCCTACCAGCAGCTGCTCGACGACTTCGACTGCACGCATGACGAGCTGGCCCGCAGGATCGGGCGATCGCGTCCCCAGATCAGCAACACGCTGCGGCTCCTGCGCCTCACCCCGCCCGTTCAGCGGCGGGTGGCAGCGGGGGTGCTGACCGCGGGGCACGCCCGTGCGCTGGTGGGCGTCGAGGATCGTGACCGCCAGGACCAGCTGGCCCAGCGGGTCGTCGCCGAAGGACTGTCGGTCCGCGCGCTCGAGGAGCTCATCGCGCTCGGCACCTCGGAGCCCGAGCCGACGCGTCGGCCGAGAGGCCCGAAGCCGGTCGCGCCTCGGCTGACCGACCTGGCCGGGCGGCTGTCCGACCGGTTCGACACCCGGGTCAAGGTCGACCTGGGCAAGAGCAAGGGCAGGATCACGGTCGAGTTCGCGTCGATCGACGACCTGGAGCGGATCGTGACGCTGATGGACCCTGCGGCTGGCGGCGACGCATCAGCGTGA